A region from the Brachyspira pilosicoli genome encodes:
- a CDS encoding FapA family protein: MNELKRKILQSDFYKDIYNNQNSRSIELEVENLEDGMHQAAAIFQCPVYELSYKIIRDRSTGIFKKLHFTPYLIRYTHIKYDKSSITYGHTVDYSTASHLGKDDSVVIDKDTSIVVRVKRDGVFLKVSPPTADGTRIEDMKALEKKLIEAGLKHYDSNLAKEILHEQKGEYVKIADWDPSKSVYNAKITYTITEDNMQAYITVSKPNNGGREIDLQDAKELLENSGIVFGVKEDNISKLLEEGTFNVPILAAEGLYPKIGQNAKIEYLVKVNKDVIPKYIDEDESIDYKDLSIVENVSEGQKLAHKIPATEGEHGINVLGTKIEAKDGKDLDLKDILGDNVVIDGDYIVAGINGQVLLKGKLLSVEPVFEVSGDVGPETGNINFIGSVLVKGSVSDNFSIKAEGNIEVNGTVGKCDLEAKGDIIVKLGIQGNENSFVRAGGDVIAKFIQFSNVESANNVIVTEAILNSNIDSDNRIILTGKRASASGGVLRALYEVNGKVLGSPSGTKTVIETGVSPAKRRNIAAMDKEKEELDVSIEEIERNIKSLEQAAKVRKLDDEKTEQLQSLKEQLEQANSRREEIVLEREALLQQMEIEKVESTISAGKEALAGVKLIIGSAEFDIRQTYKAVTFYEDKGLIQIDKYRGEPKNDNKKNDI, encoded by the coding sequence ATGAATGAATTAAAAAGAAAAATTTTACAAAGTGATTTTTACAAAGATATTTATAATAATCAGAATTCGCGTTCTATAGAATTGGAAGTTGAGAATTTGGAAGATGGTATGCATCAGGCTGCTGCCATATTTCAATGCCCAGTATATGAGTTATCTTATAAAATTATTAGAGATAGAAGCACTGGTATTTTTAAAAAGCTTCATTTTACTCCTTATTTAATAAGATACACACATATAAAATATGATAAATCAAGCATAACTTATGGACATACTGTTGATTATTCTACTGCTTCACATTTGGGTAAAGATGACAGCGTTGTTATAGATAAAGATACAAGCATAGTAGTGAGAGTAAAAAGAGATGGAGTATTTTTAAAGGTTTCTCCTCCTACTGCAGACGGAACTAGAATTGAAGACATGAAGGCTTTAGAGAAAAAATTAATAGAAGCTGGTCTTAAACATTATGATTCCAATTTAGCTAAAGAGATTTTACATGAACAAAAAGGTGAATATGTAAAAATAGCCGATTGGGACCCTTCAAAATCCGTATACAATGCTAAGATTACATATACTATTACAGAAGATAATATGCAAGCCTATATTACTGTGAGTAAGCCTAATAATGGCGGAAGAGAGATTGACTTGCAAGATGCTAAAGAGTTATTAGAAAATAGCGGAATTGTATTTGGTGTAAAAGAAGATAATATTTCAAAGCTTTTAGAAGAGGGTACTTTTAATGTTCCAATACTTGCTGCTGAAGGTCTTTACCCAAAGATTGGTCAGAATGCTAAGATAGAATATTTAGTTAAAGTTAATAAAGATGTTATACCAAAATATATAGATGAAGATGAATCTATAGATTATAAGGATTTGAGTATAGTTGAAAATGTATCTGAGGGACAAAAATTAGCGCATAAGATTCCTGCTACAGAGGGAGAGCATGGTATTAATGTTTTAGGAACAAAGATAGAGGCTAAAGACGGTAAAGATTTAGATTTAAAAGATATACTTGGAGATAATGTTGTTATAGATGGAGATTATATAGTTGCTGGTATAAATGGACAGGTTTTATTAAAGGGCAAGTTATTAAGTGTTGAGCCTGTATTTGAGGTTTCTGGAGATGTAGGACCTGAGACTGGTAATATTAATTTTATAGGAAGTGTACTTGTTAAGGGAAGTGTTAGCGATAATTTCTCTATAAAAGCTGAAGGCAATATAGAAGTTAATGGTACGGTTGGCAAATGCGACCTTGAGGCTAAGGGAGATATTATAGTAAAACTCGGTATTCAAGGTAATGAGAATAGTTTTGTTAGAGCGGGAGGAGATGTTATTGCTAAGTTTATACAGTTCTCAAATGTGGAATCAGCTAATAATGTTATAGTTACTGAGGCTATACTTAATTCTAATATAGATTCAGATAATAGAATAATACTTACAGGTAAGAGGGCTTCTGCGAGCGGAGGAGTATTAAGAGCTTTATATGAAGTTAATGGGAAGGTATTAGGTTCTCCTTCCGGAACCAAGACTGTTATAGAAACAGGAGTGAGTCCCGCCAAGAGAAGAAATATTGCTGCTATGGACAAAGAAAAAGAAGAGCTTGATGTTTCCATAGAAGAGATAGAAAGAAATATTAAATCATTAGAACAGGCCGCTAAGGTGAGAAAATTAGATGATGAGAAGACTGAGCAGTTGCAAAGTTTGAAAGAACAGCTTGAGCAGGCTAATAGCAGAAGAGAAGAGATTGTTTTAGAAAGAGAGGCTTTATTGCAGCAAATGGAAATAGAGAAAGTAGAGTCTACAATAAGTGCCGGTAAGGAAGCATTGGCTGGAGTTAAACTCATTATAGGAAGTGCTGAATTTGATATTAGACAAACCTATAAAGCTGTTACTTTTTATGAGGATAAGGGCTTAATACAAATTGATAAATATAGAGGTGAGCCTAAAAACGATAATAAGAAGAATGATATTTAA
- the whiG gene encoding RNA polymerase sigma factor WhiG, which translates to MKKNKKGIIPNITDDNEQEYWIEYKKTLSPHIKEALVIKYSNLVKYVANQINFNMKSTRDIEFDDLVGYGAIGLIDAIEKYDPNKEVKFKTYATTRIKGSIYDELRKIDKLPRSIRREIKDIEIAREFLESKLGRNVNSQEIADTMGVPLSKINETMRYSIEASTTSLSEVWYHGDDSDEISIMDTLKASDKNNPEYLAERKDVQKKIVEALDKLPEKERSVLILYYYEELTLKEIGKVLDVSESRVSQLHTKAVQQLRYSLSEIKKQLL; encoded by the coding sequence ATGAAAAAGAATAAGAAAGGCATAATACCAAATATTACAGATGATAATGAGCAGGAGTATTGGATTGAGTATAAAAAAACACTATCTCCACATATAAAAGAAGCATTAGTAATAAAATATTCTAATTTGGTTAAATATGTTGCTAATCAAATAAATTTTAACATGAAATCTACACGTGATATAGAATTTGATGATTTAGTAGGTTATGGTGCTATAGGTTTAATAGATGCTATAGAGAAGTATGACCCAAATAAAGAGGTTAAATTCAAAACCTATGCTACAACAAGAATAAAAGGCTCTATTTATGATGAGCTTAGAAAAATAGATAAGCTTCCAAGGTCTATAAGAAGAGAAATAAAAGATATAGAAATTGCAAGAGAGTTTTTAGAAAGCAAATTAGGACGCAATGTTAACTCTCAAGAGATAGCAGATACTATGGGAGTGCCTTTAAGTAAAATTAATGAGACTATGAGATATTCTATAGAAGCTTCTACTACTTCTTTAAGCGAAGTTTGGTATCATGGCGATGATTCTGATGAAATATCTATAATGGATACTTTAAAGGCAAGCGATAAAAATAATCCTGAATATCTTGCAGAGAGAAAAGATGTTCAGAAAAAGATTGTAGAGGCTTTAGATAAATTACCTGAAAAAGAGAGAAGTGTTCTTATATTATATTATTATGAAGAGTTAACTTTAAAAGAGATTGGCAAAGTATTAGATGTATCAGAGAGCAGAGTATCTCAGCTTCATACAAAGGCTGTGCAGCAATTAAGATACAGCCTTTCAGAGATAAAAAAACAATTACTATAG
- a CDS encoding MinD/ParA family protein, with the protein MKDQADELRKMMEVKDKRPQRIISVTSGKGGVGKTNIAINLAIALQQLGKNVLLIDADLGLGNVNVILGTIPEYNLYHVIKGTKKIHEVVLETDYGIRYIAGASGFSSLANLSSRGLTKLINSMDSLNDADIIIIDTGAGISDNVLYFLLSSDENIVVTIPEPTAILDAYGVIKSIAPEDPKSDIKILVNRVTKASEGKEVGDKIIEVSKRYLDMDIKYLGYVLEDKTIAYSVSQQLPFYQYDNKCHASISIYNIAKRIIDMEYDEERDTKGLSGFMESLFAFVSRRENRIY; encoded by the coding sequence ATGAAAGATCAAGCAGATGAATTAAGAAAGATGATGGAAGTAAAAGATAAACGTCCTCAGCGTATAATTAGTGTAACTAGCGGCAAAGGCGGTGTTGGTAAAACTAATATTGCTATTAATTTAGCTATAGCATTACAGCAATTAGGAAAAAATGTACTTCTAATAGATGCGGATCTTGGACTTGGAAATGTTAATGTTATATTAGGAACTATACCTGAATATAATTTATATCATGTTATAAAGGGTACTAAAAAGATACATGAGGTTGTGCTTGAAACGGATTATGGAATTAGATATATTGCCGGAGCTTCTGGGTTTTCATCTTTGGCAAACTTGTCAAGCAGAGGTTTAACTAAATTAATAAATAGTATGGACTCTTTAAATGATGCTGATATTATTATAATTGATACGGGGGCTGGTATATCTGATAATGTTTTATATTTTTTGCTTTCTTCAGATGAGAACATTGTGGTTACTATACCAGAGCCTACAGCTATACTTGATGCTTATGGTGTGATAAAATCTATAGCTCCGGAGGATCCTAAATCTGATATTAAAATTTTAGTTAATAGAGTAACTAAAGCATCAGAAGGTAAGGAAGTAGGGGATAAAATTATAGAGGTGAGTAAGAGATATTTAGATATGGATATTAAGTATTTAGGTTATGTGCTTGAGGATAAAACTATAGCCTATTCTGTATCACAGCAGCTGCCTTTTTATCAATATGATAATAAATGTCATGCTTCTATTTCTATATACAATATAGCTAAGAGAATTATTGATATGGAATATGATGAAGAAAGAGATACTAAAGGATTGTCTGGATTTATGGAATCATTATTTGCTTTTGTTAGTAGAAGAGAAAATAGGATTTATTAA
- a CDS encoding flagellar biosynthesis regulator FlhF, with protein sequence MVDIKVINGKDRNDAFAKARVEYGSNFLILSSKDIQVGGFLGFGKKTEHELRIMLNNSIYERRNTERTDNREEDEEYSNKLNSDRIEMNKHKTTEVLDASEMANRIISINNALKKSARERNESLINKKDTPAVNISELENTEITNKNKPFKPMQFEERFEERKVVNNNLNDFNNNFGMMGSALLSDSDTSYSRNIQKEDDYSLYDSQYQQKNNVDSIEANVKRIVQDQLKDIVKEYLENNIPNIDRNNFNSKNYNRKEKSNNGFYQNNDYDSIFQNEERSLKNTIEEIKNYRREDNHLNTSVNKNNLNNNNFYQDDFDDEDSYSDRNIITNKDSSVTDSMEESFNFLRHREFPEEVLLELREYLLTSSNARFFQSKDVIKEEIERYFSSRLLLANGIDIGSKKKIVVFVGPTGVGKTTTIPKIAAQYMRSGRRVSFVTIDNYRIAAVDQLQRYASIMKVPFTSASTPEALRAEIRKLDSSSLLFIDTMGRSPKSVEEIVSMSKYFNTVGRFDMDVQLVMSSTAKYKDALKIMNAFKPANYKGIILTKVDETDYLASSLCAISKSKVPITYVTYGQGVPKDIAPAKRYAHKMIEGLFGNDR encoded by the coding sequence ATGGTTGACATAAAAGTAATCAATGGAAAAGACAGAAATGATGCATTTGCTAAGGCAAGAGTTGAATATGGCAGCAATTTTTTAATATTATCAAGTAAAGATATTCAAGTTGGCGGTTTTTTGGGCTTTGGAAAAAAGACTGAGCATGAGCTTAGAATAATGCTTAATAATTCTATATATGAAAGAAGAAATACTGAAAGGACAGATAACAGAGAAGAAGATGAGGAGTATTCAAATAAATTGAATAGTGATAGAATAGAAATGAATAAGCATAAAACTACTGAAGTATTAGATGCTAGTGAGATGGCTAATAGAATTATTAGTATAAATAATGCTTTAAAAAAATCTGCTCGTGAAAGAAATGAGAGTTTAATTAATAAAAAAGATACTCCTGCAGTTAATATTAGTGAATTAGAAAACACTGAAATTACAAATAAAAATAAACCTTTTAAACCTATGCAATTTGAAGAAAGATTTGAGGAAAGAAAAGTAGTAAATAATAATTTAAATGATTTTAATAATAATTTTGGTATGATGGGTAGTGCTTTATTGAGTGATTCTGATACTTCATATTCTAGAAATATTCAAAAGGAAGATGATTATTCATTATACGATTCTCAATATCAACAAAAAAATAATGTAGACAGCATAGAAGCAAATGTAAAAAGAATTGTTCAAGATCAACTAAAAGATATAGTTAAAGAATATTTAGAAAATAATATTCCAAACATAGATAGAAATAATTTTAACTCCAAGAATTATAATAGAAAAGAAAAAAGCAATAATGGTTTTTATCAAAACAATGATTATGATAGTATATTTCAAAATGAAGAGAGAAGTTTAAAAAACACTATAGAAGAAATAAAAAACTATAGAAGAGAGGATAACCATTTAAACACTTCTGTTAATAAAAATAATTTAAATAATAATAATTTTTATCAAGATGATTTTGATGATGAAGATTCATATTCTGATAGAAATATTATTACTAATAAAGATTCTTCCGTTACAGATAGTATGGAAGAAAGTTTTAATTTCTTAAGACATAGAGAGTTTCCAGAAGAAGTTTTGCTTGAATTAAGAGAATATTTACTTACATCAAGCAATGCCAGATTCTTTCAATCTAAAGACGTGATAAAAGAGGAGATAGAGAGATATTTTTCAAGCAGATTGCTCCTTGCAAATGGAATAGATATAGGTTCTAAAAAGAAGATAGTGGTATTTGTTGGACCTACTGGTGTTGGTAAAACTACCACAATACCTAAAATAGCAGCTCAGTATATGAGGTCAGGTAGGAGGGTATCTTTTGTAACAATAGATAATTATAGAATAGCAGCTGTTGATCAGCTTCAAAGATATGCAAGTATAATGAAAGTTCCTTTTACAAGTGCTAGTACTCCTGAAGCTTTGAGAGCAGAGATAAGAAAATTAGACAGTTCATCTTTACTCTTTATAGATACTATGGGACGTTCTCCTAAGAGTGTTGAGGAGATAGTATCTATGTCTAAATATTTTAATACTGTTGGAAGATTCGATATGGACGTGCAGCTTGTAATGAGCTCTACTGCTAAATACAAAGATGCTCTAAAGATTATGAATGCATTTAAACCTGCAAACTATAAAGGTATTATTTTAACTAAAGTAGATGAAACTGATTATTTAGCTTCATCTTTATGTGCTATATCAAAAAGCAAGGTTCCTATTACTTATGTAACTTATGGACAGGGAGTACCTAAAGATATTGCTCCTGCTAAAAGATATGCTCATAAGATGATAGAAGGTTTATTTGGAAATGATAGATAA
- a CDS encoding flagellar biosynthesis protein FlhA, whose translation MATINNAKSLLDSIKLPTNLSRHSDIMFAIGAVMVIMMLIIPLPSMILDFLLIINIVISLLILLMVLSIKSASEFSVFPSVLLVMTAFRLALNVSTTRAILTQGANFNGKVITSFAEFVVGNNIVVGVVIFIILIIVQFVVITKGATRVSEVAARFALDSMPSKMMAVESELQAGAITDKEAEEKRKKIRGESDFYGTMDGASKFVQGDVIAGIIITIINIVGGLIIGMTMRGEPFAQAADAYTRFTVGDGLVSQIPSFFMSFATGLLVTRSSSEDNLSTQIAVQVFAKPKNLFIGAGFAFFLMFLPGFPKIALFVIALALFLAGYALRKEQQELGLNEDGTKAEVQEQPQNGPLDVSPLLKIEKIELSIGVSLVPLAMENEGGDLIHRVTQVRRELALEIGLSVPPVRIVDNQTIEPDEYIISINNTEMARGFVRPNMLLALNANSNEGPTADCESVKDPAFGLPAYWIRVADRDVADRKGFMLFDPTAVIATHFTETIKRNANLLIGREEVQNMLDRIKDDNKALVSEILASKPHNESPLGYIQKVLQNLLQEEIPIRNSVAILEGIADAITIMGSEQATELVRSRLAPQISQLIADDQRNIRVITLSQQLQNNIAQNLADSGNIQGSQMIAMSFESMQALIRNIKEAVKLVQESGVDEIVFLVSPLIRRPLYQFIAKNIGKYKVVATTEIAQGYNVKGVASIK comes from the coding sequence GTGGCAACTATTAATAATGCTAAATCACTTTTAGATTCGATAAAATTACCTACAAATCTTAGCAGACACAGTGATATAATGTTTGCTATAGGTGCGGTTATGGTAATAATGATGCTTATTATACCGCTTCCTTCTATGATTTTGGATTTTCTTCTTATCATAAATATAGTTATATCTTTGCTTATACTTCTTATGGTTTTGAGTATAAAGAGTGCAAGTGAGTTTAGCGTATTTCCTTCTGTGCTTTTGGTGATGACAGCATTTAGGCTTGCATTAAACGTTTCTACAACAAGAGCAATACTTACGCAAGGTGCTAATTTTAATGGTAAGGTTATCACTTCATTTGCTGAGTTTGTAGTTGGTAATAATATAGTTGTTGGTGTTGTAATATTTATCATACTTATAATAGTTCAGTTTGTAGTAATTACTAAAGGTGCTACAAGAGTATCAGAAGTAGCTGCAAGATTTGCATTAGACAGTATGCCTTCAAAGATGATGGCTGTTGAAAGCGAACTTCAAGCTGGAGCTATTACAGATAAAGAAGCAGAAGAGAAGAGAAAAAAGATAAGAGGCGAGAGTGATTTTTATGGTACTATGGACGGTGCTTCAAAGTTCGTTCAAGGTGACGTTATAGCGGGTATCATAATCACTATCATAAATATAGTTGGCGGACTCATAATTGGCATGACAATGAGGGGAGAGCCTTTTGCTCAGGCTGCTGACGCTTATACTCGCTTTACTGTGGGCGATGGTTTGGTAAGCCAGATACCTTCTTTCTTTATGAGTTTTGCTACTGGTTTGCTTGTTACTAGAAGCAGCAGTGAGGATAATTTGTCTACACAGATTGCTGTACAGGTTTTTGCTAAACCAAAGAATTTATTTATTGGTGCAGGTTTTGCATTCTTCTTAATGTTCTTACCAGGTTTTCCAAAGATAGCATTATTTGTTATAGCATTAGCATTATTTTTAGCAGGTTATGCTCTAAGAAAAGAACAGCAGGAGCTTGGTCTTAATGAAGATGGTACTAAAGCAGAAGTTCAAGAACAGCCTCAAAATGGTCCTTTAGATGTTAGTCCGTTATTAAAAATCGAAAAAATAGAATTATCTATTGGTGTATCATTAGTACCTTTAGCAATGGAAAATGAGGGAGGGGATTTAATACACAGAGTAACTCAGGTTCGTAGAGAGCTTGCTTTAGAGATTGGCTTATCTGTACCTCCTGTTCGTATAGTAGACAACCAGACTATAGAGCCAGATGAATATATCATTAGCATAAATAATACAGAAATGGCTAGGGGTTTTGTTCGTCCTAATATGCTTCTTGCTTTGAATGCTAATTCTAATGAAGGTCCTACTGCTGATTGTGAGAGCGTTAAAGACCCAGCTTTTGGGCTTCCAGCTTATTGGATTAGAGTTGCTGATAGAGACGTTGCTGATAGAAAAGGTTTTATGTTGTTTGATCCTACTGCTGTTATAGCTACACATTTTACTGAAACAATTAAAAGAAATGCTAATCTTCTTATCGGACGTGAAGAAGTACAGAATATGCTTGATCGTATTAAAGATGATAATAAAGCTCTTGTATCAGAAATACTTGCTTCTAAACCTCATAATGAAAGCCCTCTTGGATATATACAAAAAGTATTGCAGAATTTGCTTCAAGAGGAAATACCTATCAGAAACAGTGTTGCTATATTAGAAGGTATTGCTGATGCTATAACAATTATGGGAAGCGAACAGGCTACTGAATTGGTAAGAAGCAGATTGGCTCCTCAAATATCGCAGCTTATAGCTGATGATCAAAGAAATATAAGAGTTATTACATTAAGTCAGCAGCTTCAAAATAATATAGCTCAAAATTTAGCTGACAGCGGAAATATACAAGGCTCTCAAATGATAGCTATGAGTTTTGAAAGTATGCAGGCTCTTATAAGAAATATAAAAGAGGCAGTAAAATTAGTTCAAGAGTCTGGAGTTGATGAAATAGTATTCTTAGTTTCACCGCTAATAAGAAGACCTTTGTATCAGTTTATTGCTAAGAATATTGGTAAGTATAAAGTAGTGGCAACAACTGAGATAGCACAGGGGTACAATGTAAAGGGTGTTGCTAGCATAAAATAA
- the flhB gene encoding flagellar biosynthesis protein FlhB: MIMLASLMKYLQVKDLFISIRAKLYRKYLRLTGRGFALTLFASAEDEGRTELPTERKKRRAREEEGRVVNSVEINQTLVLGVTTVLIALLIGYLTHTLSQFFIDILNRIANADTTMTMDGLPDIFIEIVLLIAKTAGIILLAALIIGVGVNLAQTQFLFTTKKLKPNFKRIAPTWSNFKERVFISSQNLMNLAKILFKMLVIAVLTFTTINGRRNDLFNMVHMELAQAMNVFFFIVLEMIGKVMIFMIIVAVVDYYFQRKQYINSLKMTKHEMKEEFKEMEGDPLVKNQLQEMARKIVSRTMLKSVPEADVIITNPTHFAVALKYQSGDYAPIVTAKGVDNIALKIKEIAKEHEVEIVENKPLARELYYNVDIGQYIPEKLFHVVSRILGEVYRIRNEKMARAI, encoded by the coding sequence ATGATAATGCTTGCTTCTTTGATGAAATATTTACAAGTAAAAGATTTGTTCATTTCTATAAGAGCTAAACTTTATAGAAAATATTTGCGTTTAACAGGCAGAGGTTTTGCACTAACTTTATTTGCATCTGCTGAAGATGAAGGAAGAACAGAACTTCCTACAGAGAGAAAAAAGAGAAGAGCAAGAGAAGAAGAGGGACGTGTTGTAAACTCTGTTGAAATTAATCAAACTTTGGTATTGGGTGTTACCACTGTTTTAATAGCTTTACTTATAGGTTATCTTACTCACACATTATCACAGTTTTTTATTGATATTTTAAATAGAATTGCAAATGCTGATACAACAATGACTATGGACGGTTTGCCTGATATATTTATAGAAATAGTTTTATTAATAGCAAAAACAGCTGGTATAATTTTGCTTGCTGCATTGATTATTGGTGTTGGAGTAAATTTAGCGCAAACACAATTCTTATTTACTACCAAGAAATTAAAACCAAATTTCAAAAGAATAGCACCTACATGGTCAAATTTTAAAGAGAGAGTTTTTATATCTTCTCAAAACTTAATGAACTTAGCTAAAATACTTTTTAAAATGCTTGTTATAGCAGTATTGACATTTACAACAATAAACGGCAGGCGTAATGATTTATTTAATATGGTTCATATGGAATTAGCGCAGGCTATGAATGTATTTTTCTTTATAGTTTTAGAGATGATTGGAAAGGTAATGATATTTATGATAATAGTTGCTGTTGTGGACTATTATTTTCAAAGAAAGCAATATATCAATAGTTTAAAGATGACAAAGCATGAGATGAAAGAAGAGTTCAAAGAAATGGAAGGAGACCCTTTAGTAAAGAATCAGCTTCAAGAAATGGCAAGAAAGATTGTAAGCAGAACAATGCTCAAATCAGTACCAGAGGCAGATGTAATAATCACAAACCCAACGCACTTTGCCGTTGCTTTAAAATATCAAAGCGGTGATTATGCACCAATAGTAACTGCAAAAGGGGTTGATAATATTGCTTTAAAAATAAAAGAGATAGCAAAAGAACATGAAGTAGAAATAGTAGAAAATAAACCTTTAGCCCGTGAGCTTTATTATAATGTTGATATAGGGCAGTATATACCTGAGAAGTTGTTTCATGTTGTGTCAAGAATACTTGGCGAGGTATATAGAATACGTAATGAAAAAATGGCAAGGGCTATATAG
- the fliR gene encoding flagellar biosynthetic protein FliR, which yields MDNFVNFFQIYLLIMVRFLAILIVAPLFSSNVIPNTIKAGLAFIATATIFPLVANTSVQAAPTFLEYFLSLLNEALIGLLIGFLMSMIFLAFQVTTNFFEIQMGFGISEAVDPISQITVPVLGQLQALVVILIFIAIDGQNWVIRTLYNSFKAMPVLSDASKAVFLGSFQGVIDRMIYYMSSMFSIALSLALPIMLTLFLLSLSLGLLAKAAPQMNVLMLGFPMQIAVGIVAYYILIPVLITNFMKIMQNTIADINNLFVFLSGGTI from the coding sequence ATGGATAATTTTGTTAATTTCTTTCAGATTTACCTTCTCATAATGGTAAGATTTTTGGCTATACTCATAGTAGCTCCTTTATTTTCTTCTAATGTTATTCCTAATACTATAAAAGCAGGATTAGCATTTATAGCAACAGCAACAATTTTTCCACTAGTAGCAAACACATCAGTTCAGGCAGCTCCTACTTTTTTGGAATATTTTTTAAGTTTGTTAAATGAAGCATTGATAGGTTTACTAATAGGTTTTTTAATGTCTATGATATTTTTAGCTTTTCAGGTTACAACTAACTTCTTTGAAATACAAATGGGTTTTGGTATATCTGAGGCAGTTGACCCTATAAGTCAAATTACTGTTCCTGTATTAGGTCAGCTTCAGGCTTTAGTTGTAATACTTATATTTATAGCTATAGATGGTCAGAATTGGGTAATAAGAACTTTATATAATAGTTTTAAAGCTATGCCAGTGTTGAGCGATGCTTCAAAGGCTGTATTTTTAGGTTCTTTTCAAGGTGTAATAGACAGAATGATTTATTATATGAGTTCTATGTTCTCTATTGCCTTATCACTTGCTTTGCCTATAATGCTTACTTTATTTTTACTTTCATTGAGCTTAGGGTTGTTGGCAAAAGCTGCTCCTCAAATGAATGTATTAATGCTTGGTTTTCCTATGCAAATAGCTGTTGGGATTGTAGCATACTATATACTTATTCCTGTATTAATTACTAATTTTATGAAGATAATGCAAAACACAATTGCAGATATTAATAATTTGTTTGTTTTTTTGTCAGGAGGCACAATATGA
- the fliQ gene encoding flagellar biosynthesis protein FliQ, whose protein sequence is MNDTSIIVLVQETLWTFMLLSAPVLGVSIIVGLIISIIQATTSIQEQTLTFVPKMIAMLAVIYFLASWMINYISGFTVRLFNILPTIAR, encoded by the coding sequence ATGAATGATACTTCTATTATTGTTTTAGTTCAAGAAACATTATGGACTTTTATGCTTCTTTCAGCTCCTGTTTTAGGAGTTTCTATAATAGTTGGTCTTATTATATCTATTATACAGGCTACTACAAGTATTCAAGAGCAAACTTTGACTTTTGTACCAAAAATGATAGCTATGCTTGCAGTTATATATTTTTTAGCCTCTTGGATGATTAATTATATAAGCGGTTTTACGGTTAGACTTTTTAATATATTGCCTACTATAGCAAGATAA
- the fliP gene encoding flagellar type III secretion system pore protein FliP (The bacterial flagellar biogenesis protein FliP forms a type III secretion system (T3SS)-type pore required for flagellar assembly.) — protein sequence MKKFLAVIVILCLFAPITLFAQTQIPIPTIGLNVTQAQTPQQVSLGLQILFLLTILSLSPSIIIMTTSFVRVSIVLSFVQRALSLQETPPRALIMGLSLFLTFFIMMPTLTQINNEALQPYLNGTIGVNDLYSRGIQPIRMFMFNSLRGENGMKSLDLFLSISDSNVRLRDIQSVEDLAKIPTIVVVPAFIINELTIAFKMGIYLFVPFIVIDLVVASILMAMGMIMLPPIMISLPLKIILFVAVDGWKLLILQLVQSFN from the coding sequence ATGAAAAAGTTTCTTGCTGTTATTGTTATATTGTGCTTATTTGCTCCGATTACTCTTTTTGCTCAAACACAAATTCCTATACCGACAATAGGTTTAAATGTTACGCAAGCTCAAACACCTCAGCAAGTTAGCTTAGGTCTTCAAATATTATTCTTGCTTACTATACTTTCACTTTCTCCGTCTATTATAATAATGACTACAAGTTTTGTGAGAGTTTCTATAGTTTTAAGTTTTGTTCAAAGGGCATTGTCTTTACAAGAAACACCTCCAAGAGCATTAATAATGGGGCTTTCTTTGTTTTTAACATTTTTTATAATGATGCCAACATTAACTCAAATAAACAATGAAGCTCTTCAGCCTTATTTAAACGGTACTATAGGAGTTAATGATTTATATAGCAGAGGAATACAGCCTATAAGAATGTTTATGTTCAACTCTTTGAGAGGTGAAAACGGTATGAAGAGTTTGGATTTATTTTTAAGTATCAGCGATAGCAATGTTAGATTAAGAGATATTCAGTCTGTAGAAGATTTAGCAAAGATTCCAACTATAGTTGTTGTGCCTGCATTTATTATTAATGAGCTTACTATAGCATTCAAGATGGGGATATATTTGTTTGTTCCTTTTATAGTTATTGATTTGGTTGTAGCTTCAATATTAATGGCTATGGGTATGATAATGCTTCCTCCAATTATGATATCGTTGCCTTTAAAAATAATATTGTTTGTGGCTGTCGATGGTTGGAAGCTATTAATATTGCAGCTTGTGCAAAGTTTTAATTAG